One genomic region from Zalophus californianus isolate mZalCal1 chromosome 2, mZalCal1.pri.v2, whole genome shotgun sequence encodes:
- the NIPAL1 gene encoding magnesium transporter NIPA3 has product MGGQVRLPPGEPCQEGYLLSLLCPNSSQAWCEITNVSQPLAFPVLHRDLNSSVSSWSISAKVENKYSLYVGLLLAVSSSIFIGSSFILKKKGLLQLAKKGVTRAGQGGHSYLKEWLWWAGLLSMGAGEAANFAAYAFAPATLVTPLGALSVLISAILSSYFLNEHLNIHGKIGCILSILGSTMMVIHAPQEEEVTSLHEMEMKLRDPGFISFAVIITVISLVLILIVAPKKGQTNILVYISICSLIGAFSVSSVKGLGIAIKELLEWKPVYKHPLVFVLLAVLALSVTTQINYLNKALDTFNTSLVTPIYYVFFTSMVVTCSAILFQEWYGMKAGDIIGTLSGFFTIINGIFLLHAFKHTDITWSDLTSTTRKEVLSLNGGEDKYVLLENTECSTPGFSDDITLFSRTDDQSL; this is encoded by the exons ATGGGGGGACAGGTGAGGTTACCGCCTGGAGAGCCCTGCCAAGAAG GCTACCTGCTGTCTCTGCTCTGCCCCAACTCCTCCCAGGCCTGGTGTGAGATCACAAACGTGTCACAGCCCCTGGCTTTTCCTGTCCTCCACAGGGACCTGAATTCCAGCGTAAGCAGCTGGAGCATTTCTGCGAAAGTCGAAAACAAATACAGTCTGTATGTGGGCCTGTTGCTGGCAGTCAGTTCCAGTATTTTTATCGGCTCCAGCTTCATATTGAAAAAGAAGGGCCTCTTGCAACTGGCCAAGAAGGGCGTTACCAGAGCTG GACAAGGTGGTCATTCTTACCTCAAGGAATGGCTCTGGTGGGCAGGATTACTCTCAA TGGGAGCCGGAGAAGCAGCCAATTTTGCAGCCTATGCTTTTGCACCTGCCACCTTGGTCACCCCACTGGGTGCTCTGAGTGTTCTCATAAG TGCAATATTGTCTTCCTACTTTTTAAATGAGCACTTGAACATTCATGGGAAAATAGGCTGCATATTAAGTATATTGGGGTCAACTATGATGGTTATCCATGCCCCACAAGAAGAGGAAGTCACTTCTTTgcatgaaatggaaatgaaattgaGAGAcccag GATTTATCTCCTTTGCTGTGATCATAACTGTGATCTCGTTGGTGCTGATTTTGATCGTGGCTCCCAAGAAGGGACAGACCAATATATTGGTCTACATTTCAATCTGTTCATTAATTGGagcattttcagtttcttctgtcAAGGGCCTGGGAATTGCCATTAAGGAACTATTGGAATGGAAACCAGTTTACAAGCACCCACTGGTCTTCGTTTTGCTGGCTGTACTTGCGCTCTCAGTGACAACCCAGATTAACTATCTCAACAAGGCACTGGACACCTTTAATACATCTCTTGTGACTCCCATTTATTATGTGTTCTTCACGTCCATGGTAGTAACTTGCTCCGCCATCTTATTCCAAGAATGGTACGGCATGAAAGCTGGAGATATCATCGGGACCCTGAGTGGGTTCTTCACCATTATCAATGGCATCTTCCTTCTACATGCGTTTAAGCACACTGACATTACCTGGAGTGACCTGACATCCACTACTCGGAAAGAAGTCCTCTCTCTGAATGGTGGGGAAGACAAATATGTCTTACTAGAGAACACAGAGTGTTCAACCCCAGGATTCAGTGATGACATTACCTTGTTTAGCAGGACTGATGATCAAAGTCTCTAG